The Natronosporangium hydrolyticum nucleotide sequence ATCGGCGCTCAGGTACCCGGCCCACCGCGAAGACCGACTGGCCGAACGGTGGCCGCAGGAACCGCTCCAGCCACGAGACCGACCTGATCACCGTGGCGTCGTAGCAGCGCAGCGCCAGCGTGTCCCGCGGCACCATCCGCAGGCAGCGCATCAGCAGGAACCAGGAGATCAGGCCGACCGAGTTGACGTAGTGCAGCCGCTCCACCCGCAGCCCGGCCGCGGTCATGGTGGCGGCGAGGCTGCGCTTGGTGTACCGCCGGTAGTGGCCGATCATCCGGTCGAAGCGGCTCATCGCCCCGTTGAACGCGGGAACGTAGACCACCACCGCACCCCCTGGCTGGACCAGCCCGGCGAGGCTGCGCAGCGCGGCGCTGTCGTCCTCGATGTGCTCCAGCACGTTGAACATCGCCGCGCCGCTGTAACCGCCGGTCTGGTCGGTGGGCAACCCCAGCCGCCGGGCGTTGATCACCGGGTGGTCGGCGAACCGGTCGGCGAGCACCGCGAACCGTTGCGGGTCGTACTCGGTGGCGGTGTAACTCTCCCGCCCGACCGCCAACTCAGCGGCGTAGTCACCGATCCCGCTGCCGATCTCGATCGGGGAATCCCCGAGGTACGGCGCGGCCAGCCGCACCAGCCACCGCCGGTAGTGCCGGGCGCCCCGGAGATCTTCCAGCACCTCCGACTGCAGCTCGGTCTCGCTCTGCTCGCTCACCACCACACGCCCCTCGTCCAGCTCAACCGGCGGCCGAGACTAC carries:
- a CDS encoding class I SAM-dependent methyltransferase; protein product: MVSEQSETELQSEVLEDLRGARHYRRWLVRLAAPYLGDSPIEIGSGIGDYAAELAVGRESYTATEYDPQRFAVLADRFADHPVINARRLGLPTDQTGGYSGAAMFNVLEHIEDDSAALRSLAGLVQPGGAVVVYVPAFNGAMSRFDRMIGHYRRYTKRSLAATMTAAGLRVERLHYVNSVGLISWFLLMRCLRMVPRDTLALRCYDATVIRSVSWLERFLRPPFGQSVFAVGRVPERRS